In Takifugu flavidus isolate HTHZ2018 chromosome 1, ASM371156v2, whole genome shotgun sequence, the DNA window ttaaggagggagAGCCTGCCTACCAGCGTCtgagtgttttggtgtgttgTCTTTGGTGTGGTTCCCTGCTTGTTTGAGGTTTTCATGCCGTCCTGCCGGACTTGTGAGATGTGCAGAACCCAACCCCTGTGTTGGCTCTGTGCGCTCGGAAGTTTGAActagtgcttccctgcagtccaggaggactgctgttTTTGGGTTTGTTAAAAAAGCCTATTTATGGACttttttatcactgcgttcttgcTTGCTTtagggtcctgtaaaaaccctaCCATAACATTTACATCAGACTAAAGTTGAGGTTTCAAAATCAAGAAAAGTCTGCATTCATCCACCTACCcatgtgacgggtatggtatggacccaagtgcagtacaaaacaggcaatgaactgatgatcagttaataggtttattaactgcaatctggcacacaAAAACAGTTCGAGGGCAGGACAGTGggcttggtcgaggcaggcaaaggttcagtaaccgggaggcaggcagaatcaggcaaacagttcagagggagactggctgagctcgtggtcaaaacagaagacagaggtaaTTTAtcgggggtcaggcagaacaggaaggtcgtacacaggcagggtcgataccgggaagacaggcaggaaaacgctggaaagtcttgcattgcagagaacaatctggcaccgagtgagtgtgaggctggagaatatatactggtaggtgagctgattgatgagtgagagcaggtgtgtgatcagtgactgagagtgggtgtggtgatcagagggtgtggtgtgagcagggcagtagaaaagtactgagtccatgggctggagcagagtgtgacaacCCACCCATCCATTATCTTGCACTTATCAAGCAAACAGCCCTAGACTTTCCGTGGCCCATTAGGGTAACACTGACTAAGGGATCCCTGGGTGCTCTCATGCCAGAGGATAGATATAACCTGATGGCATCCTGCACATGTGGCCGAACCACATAAACcatctcctttcttttcttaGGAACAGTGGTTCTATTCTGAATGTCTCCTGGATGAGTGCGTTTCTCACCCTATTGCTATGGGAGACAACAGCAGCCTTACAGGGAAACTTTTCACAGCAAATTATGTCTGTGACCTTGTTATTTCAGGTCTGACCCATCACTCTTGACCATAGGGCACAAGGCCTGACCCTTGGACTAAGATTTGCCTTCTGGATTTGCTCCCTCTTCATAATGTGGGGTGGCAATCTTACAGCTGATTTTGAGACGATGATCCTCATCCTTGCCGCTTCACTTTCAATTATTACTGTCATTATTCATTATAGTCATTATTTGCAACTGCTTCAAAAAGCTCAAATTACAACTCTCATTAGAAAAAACTGGGTGGAGCAATCGATCATTTATCTAATCCCAGTCGGTATCATGGTTGGGATAGTGATGCTGGTTAAAAGCTTTGCCACTGTGTTGGACTTGCTTCCATGCCCCACTCTGAGGGAAATAGCTCTGCAACTGGCCAGTGAACCAGAAATACACCACAAAGGCATGTAGGGAACATGCAAACCATGTATGACAGGACTAACAGCTCAAAAAGATTTGAACCTCTTTGTTTGACCACATTAGCAtgtgtatatacatatacatgtatttttgtatATACACATGGACACATATTCATAGACTACATGCACTGGGGCGGAGTGTTTGATACGCACAtagtcatatatatataaataatgtaatttttatttatatataaatgtcatttttatatatatatatatatatatatatatatatgtaaattatttattttatttaaattatttatttatttatatttatatttatatttatataaagtcgggggtgcgacttgtactccggagcgacttaaataaatacattacgGAATTTCAcgtttgttattttcacactgacaatcacaagagggcgctctaggcgtgtgtacctgaggaacgagttcctttagcgacgcagaagaagaagcggtgcttcgtctatggagttagacttgattgtttggtaaacttgctcagatgttctttatgctatagttatctgaataagtgttaatatgttacgttaacaaagcagacacgtactcagttcgttgtgggttatgtagctgaatttgttacgttagcataccgtaacgctattgctaatccatgctaatggattgctaattgcctttcaagatgaaatgtatgttcttggtctctgattttatcaaataaattttcccccaaaatgcgacttattgtccagtgcgacttatatatctatttttctttttttattatgcatattttggctagtgcgacttaaactccggagcgacatatagtccagaaaatacggtgtgtagatgcccctgagacagtccagcacatcacagcagggtgcaagatgttagcaggcaaggtatgcatggagcggcataaccagatggctggcatagtgtacaggaacatctgcaccaaGTTGTGGCACTTAAACGTTTTGGATCACCCGTAAGCTCTTGAATTCTTGTTTCTAGCTTTGAACTCATTCACAATTTGTTCTGCAGATCAACCTCGCAGACGCCTGTTCATGCCGCCCAGCTTGACCCGACCGTGTTTCCTGAGCTTTCCCACCTAAGAATTCTCTGCAGATTACTAATACTAAACCTTCAGTAAAGTTTTATATTGATCACCCTTGGCTGccgtgtgtgtctctgccttTTGGGGTTCTGAAATTGTTTGTTAGTCTGTGGGTTTCCCAGCAGTCAGGTCCAGCATTCACTTCTAAAATGAATTTTTAATCACAATACAGGATGGGTTGTCGAGCACATCCTGGCAAAACAAAACTGTCTGATGCAAAAAGGCGTTGAGATGCcaatgctgctgctgggacaaggagggaaggaaaagaaggaaagaagcagagaaataGACAAGAAAGTTATTCACTATATACATATGTTATCTCTTTATAGTATGCATGCAATGAAACAGATAGCTAGCTATAGCCTGATGTGAATTAGTGTGTTCATTAGCCTATTACTACATTTGTGAcaggtgcagtttggacccaaatgcagcactctggaaagctggaccgtagtaatgacttttattaacacacgggcaaacaggaactcaggcagacaaggcaacacaggaaatagtccgttcttcaggctccgggcccgcacaaagtctatgggttgcaggctcggggagtgggacgagcagagatggaatgcggcaccaagggggaaggatgtaaatcctcggaaccgtgcagttccgctgacagcgggcaggagtgacagaaaggggcttacaggagatgaggcctaCGATGttgcggagcagactggggacgagcagcagcgaagtcagggccaggcggagaagtcaaaaccaggtgagcagacaggaaccagtagtgatgggcaaatgataccgaggcttcggagcttgtgtcactcttcccgaagcggagtgattcgaaacACTGTGTCGGAGCTTGTATCgaaacaccagtgtcacgtgacactgtattttggcaagtttcatggcgagtaccaccaataatcgacgttctagagtttgtgaggacaaataacttttctgcttctgtgaaaaatcattccaaatcaaacatggGACAAATGgcaaaccattatctttaaaggttttccttaaaaacacttcacacacacaaaaataatgtttctgaattcaaacaccatgatcatttgcaaggtaggaaggatctctaatcctgttagggactttCAGTAGTtcttaaataaatctcaaagtgttcaatgaacccttaaccaacactgaacccttaatataatttgcatttattctttgggttaatcttgaatgtgttttagagtaagagggagagcatctgcatattttattgtaaagacgatataatcattatttggtatgaatgaacaaaacccctggatgagcacacaattAACTTTTATcagtgtcatgggattgaaaagggtgccagtgcttcagtcaTGCTCTttggaggttgctatggcttcagctGTCCACCAGACCGTCACTGAAGTCTcaaagctttgaatctttttcgacacaattgttaggaaagcctcagtgcttcatgaggcttcacttgcccacccctaggaaccagaaacactgaggcagaagtcgtagtcaggggcagaaagcaggtaggttatccggggaacaggcgaggcaggcagaacgaagacaggcagggtcggtaacgggaatccggcagggaaacaacgctggaaagtctagcatcaaagcagaagaacaatctggcaaagactgagagtgcaggggaggcttataagcagggctggttgggaataagctgcagctgtgcttgcaggtgagtggagttgagctgacggggtgggagtggctggcaggtagagtggagcagaggcagggagagtggaaaattactggggcagaggaaCAGGGAaatggggaaatggggctgtgacaacaTTGGATGATTGTATTTGGATTTAGTCTTGTAGAACTAGCAACTATTTAAATTTGAGGCATCAGGTCATGTAATTAATTTTAACCTTATAGTTATTGTTTGCAACACAAGTGTCACCTCACATATTAATCTAGATATTTGATTAACATTTTGTCCTGTGGATTTTGAAGGAACATATCTACAACAGAGTAGAATTAGGTATATGTGAAGTGTTAAAAAATTATACTTCTTAAACTAGACTATAGTCAGGACAAAGAACTGTATACAGGTTACCAAATACTGGCCTTCATGGAAGAAAAGGGATCTGGATTTACACCAAGAAATACAACACAACATTATAATACAACATGAATAGGTCAAACAGTGGTATTCAGTAAACCATGTTAATTGTGGATTACCGTGCACAGTAAGTCCAAAATGTCCATGACATATCTTAAAAAATTTCCACAAAGCAAGCTTAAAAACAGAAGCATATTTTTTGTCGAAGCTGTATGCCCTCCCCATTCTCTTTTGCTACCTTACTGTCAGATTGAGATCACAAAGTAGAATTTGATGATAAAGCCTCTAGAACTGGAAAGATtaacaaaacatttaaacattaacaAAGGAAAAAATATGATACAAAAAGGGGCAGATGCAACTGCAATTCATCTTGTGCTACACACCCTGTTTTCAATGTTATGCCATTGGCCAACTTGTATTCTTGGCAGAGTGCCTAATCTATTCAGCAACATACCAAAAGACGTGAGAACAGGGAGTGACATAGACCTCAAAAAACTGGGAGTATTTACAGATCTGAAAACTAGGTGGTTAATCACCAGGAGAGAAACACTAAAGGAACAAGATTAGAAAAAGAGGGACATACCACAATGACATGTCAGGTGTTTGTTGGGGAGGACATTTCCTCTAACTACCAAAAATACCGCTTTAGAGCACCTGATGAATTGAGAGACACAATTCTTCAGTTCCTTGGTTATAAGGTAGGTGAGGCTCAAATCTGCTTATGGGATACATTCTCATCATAATATATTTATACAAAGAGCTTTCAGTATTTAGACGAGGAGCATGAGACCACACTCATTGgaaagcctccagctgatccaaaattcTGATTCCAGAGTTGTGACGGGAATTAAAGAGATAGAATCCTGGTTGTAACAAATGTTTTTGACCTGAACTCATTAAGGGTTAATGAATActcaacatacagtatattaacATCTCCAGAAGGCAAAGCCACATGTGCTGGCAGTGGATCTGGGATGTGGAACTGGACAGACCACCCGACTACTGGCACCGCACTTCCAGGAGGTGGTGGGTATTGATGTGAGTGAGACTCAGCTGGAGCAGGCCAGAGCTGTGCTGAGCTGCCCCAACATCACATACAGGTAAGAGGGTTGTGTGTTTGGGTCGACTTTTGATGAATGATAGAACTGTGAACCATGTGCCACACTGGCAGGAAGGGGACAGCAGAGGATCTTCCTTTTCCAGATGGTTCTGTGGACTTGATAACAGCTTCATCGGCAGCCCACTATTTTGACGAGTCAAAGTTTATGGCTGAGGCAAACCGAGTTTTAAAACCCGGGGGTTGTATCGCCCTGATGGACTTCTGTCTCCAAAAGATGAGACTTCATTACCAGGACTGTGGAGAAAGACTCACTGATATCCTTCAAGAGgtgagcttaaaaaaaaaaatctgctttttgTGGTCTTTTCAAAAACTTTATTAGAGAAATGTAGATGAAAAGACTTAAAAGTCTATTCTCAGAGCTTTTTTCTGGGGAgaaaaacagcttcttcccaTATCTATCCAGGCATGTTGTGACAGATCTCCACTTGCCTTGTATTCTTCAAAATGCACCATAAATTTGCGACCGTTGATCCTCCCAGTCATCACTGGTGTTGCGTATGAACAAATGCATTGATCTTTGTTAAAGTCGGTTTAAAAAGCCAAGAGTTCTCTTCAACCTGGGTGACTGAGAGCATTGATTCACAAGCCCAGAGGCAGTTCCTACCCCCACTTTTCTGAAGCAACATGAATTCATTAAATATCAGTATACATTTGTTTCCAGATGCTGGaggtctgtgtagattctcaatcatccaggtcattgtatctcgccttctatccagaaggcaagaagccttctggatagaaggcgaaacatcttcaagagaagaaacccagtccagttgacatagaaaactaccttggacagaTGCTGGAGGTGTTGATGGTAGACACGTCCATCCCAGTGGTTAAATCTGAGAATATGCTGGAAGATTTTTTCTCAGCCATTTCATTCCCAGATAAACAAAGGTAATCACAACATATAAACACAGTCTGatggagaaaaataaagtctgaTAACTTATTGCATGCGTGTCCTTCTACAGGGCTGAAGGCATTCTGGAAAAATTAACAACATCTGTGAGAAAAGTGTTGGGTGCCGTCAAGACATCATCCATGTTCCAAATTTATAAGGGGAAAGATGCTCAGAGAGCTGAGGAACTGTTTCTCGACACTCAgaagaggtcacacacacagacacacagatctACAATATATAGTAATGAGTTGAAAACTGATTCTTTGCACCGATTTACAGGCtcctggaggaaatgaaagctACATCTCCTGACACTGAAATTGAGTGGACCCTGGAATATTTTTGCATCATGGCATCGAAACCACAGCAATAAACATCTTCATGTCCCTGAATATGAGGAATTTACCTCCCTGTTTAGAGGCAACTGTCATCACCAAATGAATTTGTCATAAAGTTTTGTCAGATTTCAACAAGTCTCAGTGAATTTAAATGCTTAACGGTCTGATTATTTCGTTCCACTTTTCTCTATAGCTGCACAGGTCTTTTGCCCAGACAAATATTTATGACACTAGAATTATTGCCAGGTAATTTGACACTGTTCTATTGGTCCTGTTTCCTTTTTTGATAACCTCAAGTACAGCTCGGTGTCTCTTTTGAGGGCCTTGAACCTGTATTACTGGTTCTAAGGATTGCATGATTCGAGATTTTGATCAGATAACACTTTAGTTCTAACTTTTTTCAAAAGCACAGAATTTGACTTTATAAGGAGATAAAtcatgaaataaaatatttacaaaaagtTAAATCAAATAGTCATTTTAAAATAGATGTTTCACAACATTACCATCTAGTGGAATTCACATGTAATTTCACTTCTACTAAAGCAAACTCcaatatgtatttaaaaaaaacacaaaaaaaacattttgataCCTGCTAGATTATTTTATTGATGAGTATTACAATAGATGTACAGTAGTATATTATAATAGCAGCATCACA includes these proteins:
- the LOC130537080 gene encoding uncharacterized protein LOC130537080 isoform X2 — translated: MRPTMLRSRLGTSSSEVRARRRSQNQKAKPHVLAVDLGCGTGQTTRLLAPHFQEVVGIDVSETQLEQARAVLSCPNITYRKGTAEDLPFPDGSVDLITASSAAHYFDESKFMAEANRVLKPGGCIALMDFCLQKMRLHYQDCGERLTDILQEMLEVLMVDTSIPVVKSENMLEDFFSAISFPDKQRAEGILEKLTTSVRKVLGAVKTSSMFQIYKGKDAQRAEELFLDTQKRLLEEMKATSPDTEIEWTLEYFCIMASKPQQ
- the LOC130537080 gene encoding ubiquinone/menaquinone biosynthesis C-methyltransferase UbiE-like isoform X1, producing the protein MTCQVFVGEDISSNYQKYRFRAPDELRDTILQFLGYKKAKPHVLAVDLGCGTGQTTRLLAPHFQEVVGIDVSETQLEQARAVLSCPNITYRKGTAEDLPFPDGSVDLITASSAAHYFDESKFMAEANRVLKPGGCIALMDFCLQKMRLHYQDCGERLTDILQEMLEVLMVDTSIPVVKSENMLEDFFSAISFPDKQRAEGILEKLTTSVRKVLGAVKTSSMFQIYKGKDAQRAEELFLDTQKRLLEEMKATSPDTEIEWTLEYFCIMASKPQQ